The Maridesulfovibrio hydrothermalis AM13 = DSM 14728 DNA window AACAAACACTGACTCGCTCACAGCAAAATCAGGACCACAATTTTGCTGTACTCATGCTCGATATTGATATGTTTAAACGCATCAATGACAGTCTGGGACATCAGGCCGGGGACAACTTGCTTATTGAAGTAGGACAGCGGATTAAAAAATGCGTGCGCAATGTCGATACTGTTGCCCGCATGGGCGGTGACGAATTTGCAGTATTAATTGATGGATTCAATACCCATCAACAAGTAATCCAGATCATCAGAGATATCCGCAACGCTATCTGTGTTCCAGTAAAAATTTCCTCTAAAGAAATTGTAATCAGTTCCAGCATCGGCATAGTCTTTAAAACTTCAAACTATGAACATCCTGAACATATTGTCCGCGATGCTGATATCAGCATGTACAAGGCTAAAGAACAGGGCGTTAATAAGTTCAAAGTTTTCAATAAGGCTATGCACGAAAAGGCCCTTAAAAGCCTGCTGATTGAAACAGAAATCAGGCAGGGAATTCCTGAAAATGAATTTTTCCCATACTTCCAGCCAGTATACTGTCTGCACAGCAAGCGTCTGGCCGGATTTGAAGCGTTGGTCCGCTGGAACCACCCACAGCGCGGTTTTCTTACACCTGACCAGATAATCCCCGTAGCAGAAGAAACCGGATTAATCGTGGAGCTTGACCGCATGGTTATGCTCGAAGCATGTCACTGCCTGTCCAGCTGGCTTAAACGCCACCCCGCTGCGAGCGATCTTTTCCTGACTGTAAATCTTTCACCCAGCCAACTTTCAAAACCTGATCTTGCTGAAGCTATAGAAAAAATCCTTTATGATACCGGAGTATCCTCCAAAAATATCAAGCTCGAAATAACTGAATCGGCCATAATGGAGCGCAACACAGCCTCTTCTCAGAACCTCAAAAGAATTGAGGAGATGGGCATTAAACTGGCCGTTGATGATTTCGGAACCGGCTACTCGTCCCTTGCTCAGTTGCAACGCTTTCCAGCTTCTACTGTTAAAGTCGACCGCTCTTTTGTCAGCAGAATGGCCGAAGACCACGAGTCACTTGAAATTGTCAGGGCCGTCAACGCCCTAGGGCACAGTCTGAGCATGGATGTTATCGCTGAGGGGGTTGAAACCAGACAGCAGCTTATCCTGCTCAAGCAAATAGGTTGCGACTACGTACAGGGGTTCTACTTTGACAAGCCCCAGACAAAAGAAGACGCTGAAAAACTTGTGAAAATGCGCGCCGAAGGATTTTGCCCTCCGGGTTTAACCTCCATGTAAAAAATTTTCTACCCGCCTTTCTTATTTATCCCTGTACAGGCATACCCGCTTGTTAGCGGATTCTTTTACGTGTATATTTTGTAAAAATGAATACAGCTTACACAGGAGCGATGATGAAACATACAATTTCTGCACTTGTAAAAAACAGACCCGGCGTTCTGGCTGAATCTTCTACAGCCTTCCATAACAACAGCATCAACATTACTTCAATTTCCTGCGGTGAAACTGAAAACATGGAAGTGTCACGGATGGTCATCTGCGCCGAGGGAAGCGATGAAGATATCGCAAAAGTAACAAAAGACCTGCAGGCTATGGACTTTGTAATTAAACTCGATGATCTCGCCCGCAAAGAATTTGTGGACCGCGAACTGGTACTCATCAAGGTTGATGTCAACAAAGACTCCATGTCTCAAATCATGCAGATTTTTGAAGTTTTCCGGGCTGATGTTGTCGGCATGGGCCAGAAAACCATTACCGTTGAACTAAGCGGAGATCAGGAACGGGTTGAAGGGCTTATCAAAATACTGCACCCCTTCGGTATTAAAAGTATGTGTCGTACAGGAATGATTGCCCTGAAACGAGGCGACGAATAAATTTGTCAGAAGAAGCCAGAATCACAGGCCATACAGAACCGGATATTTCAGAAAAATTAAAAGGTGCGCCCATGACCATCACCTCACTGGACGACATTATTGAAGCAGTGCGCAAGAACGGGAAAAAAACAAGAGTGGCAATTGCCCCTTGTGCCGAAGAATTTGTCATGCGCTCAGCACTGACAGCTCATCAGGAAGGCATTGCAGAGCCTGTTTTCATAGGCAACAAAAAAAAAGCATTTTCTGTTGCTAAGCAACACGGCATGAAAATTGACGACTGTGAATTTTATGAAGAAAATGATGACGCACAAGCTGTCAACAAGGCTGTTTCCTTATTTAATGAAGGAAAAACAGACCTCATAATGAAAGGGCTGATCAGCACCAGCGTAATATTAAAAGCCATACTCAACAAACAGACCGGCGTTCCGACCAAAGGAATTATCAGTCATGTTTCAGCTTTTGAATCACCTGAGGGGGATAGACTTATCCTGCTGACCGATGCCGGAGTCAACATCAAACCGAACCTGCAGCGTAAGACTGATATCCTGCGTAACGCACTTGATGTAGCCCGCAAACTTGGTATCGAGCAGCCCAAAGCAGCAATCCTTGCTGCAACTGAAAAAGTAAACTATCCGGCCATGCCTGCCACTCTTGATGCTGATATCATGGCTAAAATGTCTGCTGAAGGAGCTTTTGGTGATGCCCGTGTAACCGGCCCCCTTGCCCTCGACCTTGCACTTTCAATTTCTGCAGCTGCCTGCAAAGGAATCAACGATCCGGTTGCCGGAAGCGCGGATATTCTACTCACCCCGGAAATTGAGAGCGGAAATATTCTCTACAAGGCTCTAACAACCATTGCAGGCAAAACACTCGCCAGTGTGGTTGTAGGCAGTGCTGTTCCTATTGTGGTTCCTTCACGGGGAGATTCAGACAGTTCTAAATTCAACTCTATTGCTCTGGCATGTTATCTGGCTGGATATTAACAATCACACTCATATCATATAAATAGTTAAAAGCTCTGTTATTTACCCAAAAATAACAGAGCTTTTTTTGCATATTACACCCTTTCTAAATAAGCATTCATCTACATTGACAATTTTTGCAATTCTACGCATATTATATCAATGGAAAAACAATTCATAATCCGTAAATATTTCATACAATTCATTATCGTTACCATTACTGTAATCAGCTTTATCTGCCCTGCCAACTCAATAGCAGGGCAACGCCTTTTTTTTGCAACTGACTCTTTCGCTCCATATTTATATCCGGACAACGGTAAAACTACCGGTATAATATATAAACTGATGGAACTCACTTTTAAGGAAATGAGAATCCCCTTCTCTGTTGCTCACTTTCCATGGAAACGTGCTTTACTCATGGCGGAAACCTGCACATCTGACGGTATCCCCTGCGCACTTAAAACTACTGCACGGACCGAAAAATTATTTTACCCAGAGGAACCCCTGATAACGACTGAAATCGTAATATTTTA harbors:
- a CDS encoding bifunctional enoyl-CoA hydratase/phosphate acetyltransferase, with protein sequence MSEEARITGHTEPDISEKLKGAPMTITSLDDIIEAVRKNGKKTRVAIAPCAEEFVMRSALTAHQEGIAEPVFIGNKKKAFSVAKQHGMKIDDCEFYEENDDAQAVNKAVSLFNEGKTDLIMKGLISTSVILKAILNKQTGVPTKGIISHVSAFESPEGDRLILLTDAGVNIKPNLQRKTDILRNALDVARKLGIEQPKAAILAATEKVNYPAMPATLDADIMAKMSAEGAFGDARVTGPLALDLALSISAAACKGINDPVAGSADILLTPEIESGNILYKALTTIAGKTLASVVVGSAVPIVVPSRGDSDSSKFNSIALACYLAGY
- the ilvN gene encoding acetolactate synthase small subunit; amino-acid sequence: MKHTISALVKNRPGVLAESSTAFHNNSINITSISCGETENMEVSRMVICAEGSDEDIAKVTKDLQAMDFVIKLDDLARKEFVDRELVLIKVDVNKDSMSQIMQIFEVFRADVVGMGQKTITVELSGDQERVEGLIKILHPFGIKSMCRTGMIALKRGDE